The Parus major isolate Abel chromosome 5, Parus_major1.1, whole genome shotgun sequence genome contains a region encoding:
- the RIOX1 gene encoding ribosomal oxygenase 1, giving the protein QKTRHSVAHCTTGIPGARPSFRRQTRGLHPVPEALPAEAAGRGVAAMAAERPRELGRLSALAVYRRVAGAGRMERRRRGAPLPAGRKRAKARLRRGRAGAGGSEPEAAPPAAPPSRVEPHMEIPVETPANPRPESAAAGPDAKPQGSPKAMPGGPRPAAEDGGGVSGLLRRLARLEDSRQRAAELFRWLLAPVAPAEFLRRHWEREPLLLRRGKPGYYAGLFSTADFDAALRGGEVHFGTHLDVTSYAEGVRETHNPCGRALPPVVWDFYQNGCSLRLLCPQAFSSTVWDFLSILQEQFGSMAGANTYLTPPGTQGFAPHYDDIEAFVLQLEGKKHWRVYRPRTDAEVLPQFSSANLTQAELGEPVLETVLEAGDLLYFPRGFIHQGDCLPDAHSLHITVSSYQRNSWGDFLEKLLPAALQMALEEDVEYRRGLPMDYLQYMGVANSDAADARRTAFVEKLQSLIKKLIDYAPIDAAVDQRAKSFLHDCLPPVLTQSEKAQSIYGFPARWQDGGPCNVDILITKDTEVRLLRHGIIRLCNEEAGVMLYYTTENSRVYHKEEPKFLELDPEYTESIEFLLSSYPNHVSVDNLPCETLEEKISLATLLFEKGILTTKKPLAQV; this is encoded by the coding sequence CAAAAGACAAGACATTCTGTTGCACACTGCACCACCGGCATCCCCGGAGCGCGTCCGTCCTTCCGCCGGCAGACGCGCGGGCTCCATCCCGTGCCCGAGGCGCTCCCGGCGGaagcggcggggcggggcgtGGCGGCCATGGCGGCGGAGCGGCCGCGGGAGCTGGGGCGGCTGTCGGCACTCGCCGTGTACCGCCGGGTGGCGGGGGCCGGGCGGATGGAGCGGCGCCGCCGCGGGGCCCCGCTGCCCGCGGGTCGCAAGCGAGCCAAGGCCCGCCTGAGGCGCGGCCGGGCGGGAGCCGGCGGCTCGGAGCCCGAGGCGGCGCCGCCCGCCGCGCCCCCGAGCCGCGTGGAGCCCCACATGGAGATCCCCGTGGAGACCCCCGCGAATCCTCGACCCGAGTCGGCGGCCGCCGGGCCCGACGCGAAACCGCAGGGCAGCCCCAAGGCGATGCCGGGCGGTCCGCGGCCGGCGGCGGAGGACGGCGGCGGTGTGTCCGGGCTGCTGCGGCGGCTGGCGCGGCTGGAGGACAGCCGGCAGCGGGCGGCCGAGCTCTTCCGCTGGCTGCTGGCCCCGGTGGCGCCGGCGGAGTTCCTGAGGCGGCACTGGGAGCGGGAACCGCTGCTGCTGCGGCGGGGCAAGCCCGGCTACTACGCGGGGCTCTTCTCCACGGCCGACTTCGACGCCGCCCTGCGAGGAGGAGAGGTTCACTTCGGCACCCACCTGGATGTGACCAGCTATGCCGAGGGAGTGCGGGAGACGCACAACCCCTGCGGCAGAGCCCTGCCCCCGGTCGTGTGGGACTTCTACCAGAACGGCTGCTCCCTGCGCCTCCTCTGCCCGCAGGCCTTCTCCTCCACCGTCTGGGActtcctctccatcctgcagGAGCAGTTTGGCAGCATGGCAGGGGCGAACACCTACCTCACGCCTCCGGGTACGCAGGGCTTTGCCCCCCACTATGATGACATCGAGGCCTTcgtgctgcagctggaggggaaGAAGCACTGGCGTGTCTACAGGCCCCGAACAGATGCTGAGGTGCTGCCGCAGTTCTCCAGCGCAAACCTCACGCAGGCTGAACTTGGCGAGCCTGTGCTGGAGACGGTGCTGGAGGCTGGGGACCTGCTGTACTTCCCCCGTGGCTTTATCCACCAGGGTGATTGTCTCCCTGATGCACATTCGCTCCACATCACGGTGTCTTCCTACCAGAGGAATTCCTGGGGGGACTTTCTGGAGAAGCTActcccagctgccctgcagatGGCCCTAGAGGAAGACGTGGAGTACCGACGAGGGCTTCCCATGGACTACCTGCAGTATATGGGGGTCGCTAACTCAGACGCAGCCGATGCTCGGCGAACGGCCTTTGTGGAGAAGTTGCAGAGCCTGATAAAGAAACTCATTGACTATGCACCCATCGATGCTGCTGTGGATCAGAGAGCCAAGTCGTTTCTTCATGACTGTCTCCCTCCAGTGCTCACGCAAAGTGAAAAGGCGCAGAGTATCTATGGCTTCCCAGCACGGTGGCAAGATGGAGGCCCCTGCAATGTTGATATCCTGATAACAAAGGACACCGAAGTACGCCTGCTCCGCCATGGCATCATTAGACTGTGTAATGAAGAAGCAGGTGTGATGCTGTACTACACTACGGAAAACTCAAGAGTGTATCATAAGGAAGAACCCAAGTTCCTTGAGCTAGATCCCGAGTATACAGAAAGTATTGAATTTCTCCTGTCTTCCTATCCAAATCACGTCAGTGTAGATAACCTTCCATGTGAAACCTTGGAGGAGAAGATTTCTCTAGCTACACTTCTGTTTGAGAAGGGTATTCTGACTACAAAGAAGCCTCTGGCACAAGTCTAA
- the LOC107205360 gene encoding acyl-coenzyme A thioesterase 1-like, translated as MAHHTGVNIIREDTFPGIIDIHGIGGGLFEPRASLLANHGFATLALAYYQFEDLPQKPKELHLEYFEEAINYMLQHPQVKGPGVGLLGFSKGGEMCLAMAAFLKNIMAVASLNAPVAITCIPLCYKDKIIPTLTLYEHKAKATNSKCLDYSDVLDDPFQAPGNQSLIPLEKAEAQFLFVLGQDDHVVKSEHYATEVCKLLQAQGKENFQILSYPGTGHCIDPPFFPLYRIGSHPVFHKRAVLGGELRAYSKAQVHAWSQIQAFFKKYLIVN; from the exons ATGGCTCATCATACTGGGGTGAACATCATCA GAGAAGACACCTTTCCAGGGATCATTGATATACATGGAATTGGAGGAGGTCTTTTTGAGCCCAGAGCAAGCCTGCTGGCCAATCATGGCTTTGCCACACTAGCCCTGGCTTATTATCAGTTTGAGGATCTGCCCCAGAAACCAAAGGAACTCCACCTGGAATATTTTGAAGAGGCAATAAACTATAtgctgcagcacccacag gTGAAGGGTCCAGGGGTTGGCCTGCTCGGTTTCTCCAAAGGGGGTGAAATGTGCCTTGCCATGGCTGCCTTCCTGAAGAACATCATGGCTGTTGCTTCCCTCAATGCCCCTGTTGCTATTACATGTATTCCTCTCTGTTACAAGGATAAAATCATCCCCACTTTGACCTTATATGAACACAAAGCCAAGGCCACCAATTCCAAATGTCTTGACTATTCTGATGTCCTTGATGATCCCTTTCAAGCCCCTGGCAACCAAAGCCTGATCCCACTAGAGAAAGCTGAGGCACAGTTCCTATTTGTCCTGGGACAAGATGACCATGTTGTCAAAAGTGAGCATTATGCTACTGAAGTCTGCAAGCTTCTGCAGGCtcaagggaaggaaaattttcagattCTCTCCTACCCTGGAACAGGGCATTGCATAGaccctccctttttccctttgtacCGCATAGGAAGCCACCCTGTTTTTCACAAGCGGGCAGTCCTGGGTGGGGAGCTCAGGGCTTATTCTAAAGCTCAGGTTCATGCTTGGTCGCAGATCCAGGCTTTtttcaaaaagtatttaattgtTAACTAA